The DNA window TGGAACCCGGTGACGGCGGCCTGCGGGTCGTGGTGACCGGCGCCACCGGAAACGTCGGGACCAGCGTGGTCCAGGCCTGTGCCGACAGTGCGGCCGTCACCTCCGTCCTCGGTCTCGCGCGCAGGGTGCCCCGGTGGACGCCCGCCAAGACGGCCTGGGCGGCCGCGGACATCGAACCGGACGGCCCGGACCTCGTGCCGCTGTTCGCCGGGGCCGACGCCGTGGTCCACCTCGCCTGGCGGTTCCAGCCGACCCACCATCCTGCGCAGACCTGGCTGACCAACGTCCTAGGGAGCGTGCGCGTCTTCGAGGCCGCGGCACGGGCCGGGGTGCCCGCCCTGGTCCACGCCTCCTCCGTCGGCGCTTACTCACCCGGCCCGAAGGACCGTGCGGTCGACGAGTCCTGGCCCACCCACGGCTGGCCGCAGGCCGCTTACACCCGCGAGAAGGCCTACCTCGAACGCGTCCTCGACGCCTTCGAGCGGGAACACCCCGACATCAGGGTGGTCCGCATGCGCCCCGCGTTCCTCTTCAAGCGGACCTCCGCCTCCGAGCAGCGGCGGATCTTCGCCGGGAGGCTCCTGCCCGGACGGCTCATCCGGCCCGGCCTGATCCCCGCCGTCCCCGACATGCCCGGAATGACCTTCCAGGCCCTGCACACCGACGACGCGGCCGCCGCCTACCTGGCGGCCGTCACCCGTCCGGTACGGGGGCCCTTCAACCTGGCGGCCGACCCGCCCCTCGACGCCGAGGTCCTGGCGGGCATCCTGCACGCCCGCCGCTTCCCGCTGTCGAGCGCCCCGGTCCGGGCGGCCCTCGCCACCGCCTGGCGGCTGCACCTCGCGCCCGCGTCGCCGGACCTTTTCGACGCCGTCCTGCGGCTGCCCCTGCTGGACCCCTCCCGGGCCCGTACGGAGCTGGCCTGGCGGCCCGCGTACACGGCGGTGGAGGCCGTGGAGGAGTTCCTGGCGGGCCTGCGCGAGGGCGCGGGGATGGACACCGCGCCGCTGGCCGCCTGAACGCGGCACCGCGGTCGTACGCCCCGGGGGGCGGGGGCGGACGCAGCCGGGCTACCGGCCGGGCTCGACAGCGTGGCCGGCGGCGAAGGTGAGGTCGCGCGGGGCGTACCGCGCCTTCCGCGGGTCACTCGTCCCGGGGGCTGACCCAGCGCGTCCCCTTCCCGTCCGGCTTCTCGGGCTGCTGCGGGCGCTTCTCGGGCTGCTGCGGGCGGTCGAGACGGCTCGCCTCGTCCGTGTCGGCGGCCGGCGTCTTCTTCTCGTCGCCGTGGCGGTCGGCGCGCGGGTCGCGCTGCCGGGCCTGGGCCTGCTCCTCGTGCCGCGGGATTCCTCCCGCGCCGCCCTGCTCGTCCATGGCCGTCCTCCTCCGTAGGGGTCCGGTGCCGACGGTCCCGTCGGCACCGCCTGTCGTGCGGCGCCTGCCCCCCGTCACCCGCGCCATGCACCGGGCGGCGGGCAGCTCTCCGTGGCCGGACCGCGACAGGCCGAAGCCGTCGTTCACGTACCCGGCCGGGACCCGGCGGCCGCGGTCGACGGCCTCGGAAGTGGACCCGAGCCGGACCGATGTCTCCCCGCGCCCCCAACTCACATGCGATGATGCTGAGTTATGAACGACGGGGAGGGTTCGGCGAAGAACACGGTGGTCCGCGTACGCCTGGGGCAGGGCGCGAGCGCGAGCGATGTCGGCGCCCTGAAGGCGTGGCTCGAACGGGAACGCAGGCTGGAGGCGCTGAGGAACAGCGGCGACCTGGAGATCGCGGAGGGTCCCGGGAGCGAGGAGGGCCCGGGCAGCCCCATGGGCGCCGGGCTGGAGATCGTACTGGTCCTGGTCGGCATCGTCGGCCCCAAGATCTTCGACGAGGTGTACGAGCAGGCCAAGAGCGGGGTACGGGCCTGGCGGGAGAACCGACGCTCCGTGGAGCGGGGCGAACCCCCGGAGGTCGAGGTCGTCCCGGACGGCGACGCGAGGTAGGCCGGTGGCGCGTTTCGATCCGCGCGGGAGGGTGAACCGGGCGCTGCTCGTCGGCGTGCCCGCGTACGAGTTCACGCAGCCCGGCCACCCCTTCGGCGTGCCCGGAAATCTCGAGGCGGTCGAGCACAACCTCGTCGGCCTCGCGGCCGCCCTGCGCGCGGGCGGGGTGTTCGCCGAGCAGGAGGTCGGCGTGGTCCGGCCGCGCAACGTCGACGAGTTCGACCGCCGCCTGGACGACGCCGTGGACGAGGCCGAGGGCCTGCTCCTGCTCTACTTCTCCGGACACGGGGCCGTGCCGAGCACCGGTGACGAACTGTGGCTCCTGATGCGCGCGGCGACGATCGTGGCGGGGACGGAGTCGGTGTTCCGGGGCGCCGTTCCCTGGAAGAGCGTCCTGACCGTGCTGACCCGGAC is part of the Streptomyces subrutilus genome and encodes:
- a CDS encoding NAD-dependent epimerase/dehydratase family protein, coding for MTRPLPVEPGDGGLRVVVTGATGNVGTSVVQACADSAAVTSVLGLARRVPRWTPAKTAWAAADIEPDGPDLVPLFAGADAVVHLAWRFQPTHHPAQTWLTNVLGSVRVFEAAARAGVPALVHASSVGAYSPGPKDRAVDESWPTHGWPQAAYTREKAYLERVLDAFEREHPDIRVVRMRPAFLFKRTSASEQRRIFAGRLLPGRLIRPGLIPAVPDMPGMTFQALHTDDAAAAYLAAVTRPVRGPFNLAADPPLDAEVLAGILHARRFPLSSAPVRAALATAWRLHLAPASPDLFDAVLRLPLLDPSRARTELAWRPAYTAVEAVEEFLAGLREGAGMDTAPLAA